DNA sequence from the Thermodesulfitimonas autotrophica genome:
GAAACGACAGGACTTTAAAGACGTCTTTTTCCAAGGCACCTCCTACCCCTATATAAGCCCTGCCCGGCTCATAGATGGCCGGGCGGGGCCACCTTTGAAAGCTTTGACCGTTCTGAAGGGCTTGCCGCAACGCTTTAGAAGTGGTGGTATGCTTATGCAGCCTCTCGAAGCCTGCATTATGGCTGTAGCTTCAATTTCGCTGGTTACCGACCTTCACCGGCGGCGGATCTATAACGCGGTTCTCTTCCCCGCCATTATTTTTGCGCTCCTTTACCGGGGGCTGACAGGCGGCTGGGCTTCCTTATGGGAAGGGGTCGCCGGTCTGGGCGCGGGGGTGGCGCTCCTTCTTATGGCCTACGCGGCCGGCGGCGTCGGGGCTGGTGATGTGAAGTTGCTGGGGGCAGTGGGAGCCTGCGGCGGACCGGAGTTTGTCCTTTACACCTTCCTCGCCGGGGCGCTGTTAGGTGGTGTGGTTTCCGGTTTTCTTTTGGCGCGCGAGAAGCGGCTATGGCTGGCTTTAAAAGGAGCTTGTCTCAGCTTTGTGCTTCCGGGGGGCGTGCGGCTCTGGCTTGGTGAGAGCGGCGTTAAGTTTCCCTACGGTGTCCTCTTCTGTCTCGGGAGTTTTGTGGCCCTTTGGTTGAGGTGATGCCTATGCGGCTGCGAGAGGAACGCGGTCAAGCCACCGTGGAGCTCGCGCTGGTTCTCCCTGTCCTGATCCTGATCCTCTTCGGGATTATGGAGTTCGGCCGCCTTTTTTCCGCCTACCTTGTCGTGACCAATGCTGCCCGCGAGGGGGCGCGACTGGCCGCAGTAGGTGCGGACGACGCGGCGATTGTGGCGCGGGTGCGGGACGCTGCGGGTTCACTTGATCCTGCGGCGCTAACCGTGGATATCGAACCGCCTGCCAGCAACCGGTTTAGCGGCACGGAGGCGCGGGTGAGCGTCTCTTACTCTGTTTATCTCGTAACCCCGGTCTTAACCGGCATTGCCCCCAACCCCTTTCCGCTGAGAGCCCGGGCGGTAATGCGGGTGGAGTGAGGTGGTGTGAGGATGGCTTGGCTTCGGGAAGAAAAAGGGGTGGTTTTGGTCCTGGTGGCAGCGGCCTTGGTGGCGCTTTTGGGCTTTGGGGCGCTGGTGACCGACGTGGGGCTGCTTATGCTCAACCGGGAGCGCGTAGCCAACGCGGCCGATGCGGCGGCACTTGCGGGCGCCGCGTTTCTTCCCGAGAACCCGGCTGCTGCCGTTAGCACGGCGCAGGAATACGCGCTAAAAAACGGCGCCCAACCGGGCGAGGTTAACGTCACCGTTGGTCCGGACGGCAAGAGCATCACCGTGGATGCCGTACACGCGGTGAATTTTTCCCTGGCACGCGCGCTGGGCTTCACTGCCTCAACCGTTTCGGCGCACGCTCGAGCTGAGGTCGGGGCGGTAAGTGAGCTTTATGGGGCGGCCCCTTTGGGGGTGCGGGAGCAGAGCCTTGAGTTTGGCCGGCTTTACAACCTAAAAGTCGGCGGTGGTGCGGGAGAGCACGGTAACTTTGGGGCGCTGGCTTTAGGCGGTCACGGAGCCAATAACTACGAGGATAATCTCCGGGAAGGCTATCAGGGGTGGCTTAAGGTGGGGGACATTCTCGAGACCGAGACGGGGAATATGTCGGGGCCGACCCGGCGGGCGGTGGAAGACCGCATCCGCGGCCACGAGAGCTGCACCTGGCAGCACCACTGCCGCGACTGCCCGCGCGTAATCTACACGCCGGTTTACCGGGTGGTAGGCGAGTTGCAAGGGCG
Encoded proteins:
- a CDS encoding A24 family peptidase, producing MKALTVLKGLPQRFRSGGMLMQPLEACIMAVASISLVTDLHRRRIYNAVLFPAIIFALLYRGLTGGWASLWEGVAGLGAGVALLLMAYAAGGVGAGDVKLLGAVGACGGPEFVLYTFLAGALLGGVVSGFLLAREKRLWLALKGACLSFVLPGGVRLWLGESGVKFPYGVLFCLGSFVALWLR
- a CDS encoding TadE/TadG family type IV pilus assembly protein; its protein translation is MRLREERGQATVELALVLPVLILILFGIMEFGRLFSAYLVVTNAAREGARLAAVGADDAAIVARVRDAAGSLDPAALTVDIEPPASNRFSGTEARVSVSYSVYLVTPVLTGIAPNPFPLRARAVMRVE
- a CDS encoding pilus assembly protein TadG-related protein, which codes for MAWLREEKGVVLVLVAAALVALLGFGALVTDVGLLMLNRERVANAADAAALAGAAFLPENPAAAVSTAQEYALKNGAQPGEVNVTVGPDGKSITVDAVHAVNFSLARALGFTASTVSAHARAEVGAVSELYGAAPLGVREQSLEFGRLYNLKVGGGAGEHGNFGALALGGHGANNYEDNLREGYQGWLKVGDILETETGNMSGPTRRAVEDRIRGHESCTWQHHCRDCPRVIYTPVYRVVGELQGRSQVEVVGFAAFFLDGVTGSGNDCYVQGYFIQKLVSGARGIGGDDYGLRTVKLVE